A stretch of Myxococcus virescens DNA encodes these proteins:
- a CDS encoding OPT family oligopeptide transporter — protein MAHGSPPISEDRVPVAQTLAKVAHTPYVPPDKSPAEMTIRALVLGSVLGIVFAASSVYLAIKVGLTVSASIPVAVLSIAIFRALGNSSILENTIVQTTGSAGESLAFGVAAALPALLLLGYDISLTHAFLTAALGGVLGVLMMIPLRQGLIVQEHGRLPYPEGTASADVLIVGEQGGTNARTVITGFIVGGVYKLAYSGMKLFREVLSTPLQGLKSATVSTEVSPELLGVGYIIGPRVAAITFAGGVLSYLILIPAISFFGSGLETPLLMHNGQLIRDMSPDQIRNAYVLYIGAGAVATGGLISLIRSLPTIVGAFKRSLESLKASRGQGAMPQLLRTEQDLPITVVLGGSALLVLAIWLAPPLEVNFISAILIVIFGFFFVTVSARITGEIGSSSNPISGMVVATLLITCLVYLLMGWTSSEDRFMALTTAAIVGIAASNGGTTAQDLKTAFLVGGTPRRQQLALFVGVLTSAMFIGLVLVTLNRGATVTIPEPHPGVKVTQFSNETRVQHTFSWAVSADAMAARGLDEAALRKAVWAQGYELNTQSGAMELRSWRDVSSQDLGAVTLNVSSGAPIKVADLGAVTDGPERTYKEGFVRGADTPVPAGKYLLDESDTIQYVVDPGIGGRVSVYEGQQLTRYAAPKAQLFSLIIDGILTQKLPWDLVLLGVFIALMLELCGVSSLPFAVGVYLPISSSAPLFVGGMVRYFVDRIRGGESDFSPGTLLSSGFIAGGSIAGVLIAFLEIATDGAGTRALNLPALLGNQGGLGGFLNMVGESEHAHPLWSNLWGLLFFAGLTLFLLRSALKGQSAAMSPPPQKEA, from the coding sequence TTGGCCCACGGTTCGCCGCCAATCTCCGAGGATCGCGTCCCGGTCGCGCAGACACTCGCGAAAGTCGCCCATACCCCGTACGTCCCCCCCGACAAGTCTCCGGCGGAGATGACGATTCGAGCCCTGGTGCTCGGCTCGGTGCTGGGCATCGTGTTCGCCGCCTCGTCCGTGTACCTGGCCATCAAGGTGGGCCTCACGGTCTCCGCGTCCATTCCCGTCGCGGTGCTCTCCATCGCCATCTTCCGGGCCCTGGGCAACTCCAGCATCCTGGAGAACACCATCGTCCAGACGACGGGCTCGGCCGGTGAGTCGCTCGCCTTCGGTGTGGCCGCCGCGCTCCCCGCCCTGCTGCTGCTGGGCTACGACATCAGCCTCACCCACGCCTTCCTCACGGCGGCGCTGGGCGGCGTGCTCGGCGTGCTGATGATGATTCCGCTGCGCCAGGGCCTCATCGTCCAGGAGCACGGCAGGCTGCCCTACCCGGAGGGCACCGCCAGCGCGGACGTGCTCATCGTCGGCGAGCAGGGCGGCACCAACGCCCGCACCGTCATCACCGGATTCATCGTGGGCGGTGTCTACAAGCTCGCCTACTCCGGCATGAAGCTGTTCCGCGAGGTGCTGAGCACGCCGCTTCAGGGGCTCAAGAGCGCGACCGTCTCCACCGAGGTGAGCCCGGAGCTGCTGGGCGTGGGCTACATCATCGGCCCCCGCGTGGCGGCCATCACCTTCGCCGGTGGTGTGCTCAGCTACCTCATCCTCATCCCGGCCATCTCGTTCTTCGGCAGCGGGCTGGAGACGCCGCTGCTGATGCACAACGGCCAGCTCATCCGGGACATGTCGCCGGACCAGATTCGCAATGCGTACGTGCTCTACATCGGCGCGGGCGCCGTGGCGACGGGCGGTCTCATCAGCCTCATCCGCTCGCTGCCCACCATCGTCGGGGCCTTCAAGCGCAGCCTGGAGTCGCTGAAGGCGTCGCGGGGTCAGGGCGCCATGCCGCAGCTGCTGCGCACGGAGCAGGACCTGCCCATCACCGTGGTGCTGGGTGGCAGCGCGCTGCTGGTGCTGGCCATCTGGCTGGCGCCGCCGCTGGAGGTGAACTTCATCTCCGCCATCCTCATCGTCATCTTCGGCTTCTTCTTCGTCACGGTGAGCGCGCGCATCACCGGTGAGATTGGCAGTTCGTCCAACCCCATCTCCGGCATGGTGGTGGCCACGCTGCTCATCACCTGCCTCGTGTACCTGCTCATGGGCTGGACGTCGTCCGAGGACCGCTTCATGGCCCTCACCACGGCGGCCATCGTCGGCATCGCCGCGTCCAACGGCGGCACCACCGCGCAGGACCTCAAGACGGCCTTCCTGGTGGGCGGTACGCCCCGGCGCCAGCAGTTGGCGCTGTTCGTCGGTGTGCTCACCAGCGCGATGTTCATCGGCCTGGTGCTGGTGACGCTCAACCGCGGCGCCACCGTCACCATCCCCGAGCCCCACCCGGGCGTGAAGGTGACGCAGTTCTCCAACGAGACGCGCGTCCAGCACACCTTCTCCTGGGCCGTCTCCGCTGACGCGATGGCGGCCCGCGGCCTGGACGAGGCGGCGCTGCGCAAGGCCGTCTGGGCGCAGGGCTACGAGCTGAACACGCAGAGCGGTGCGATGGAGCTGCGCAGCTGGCGCGACGTGTCCTCGCAGGACCTGGGCGCGGTGACGCTCAACGTCTCCAGCGGCGCCCCCATCAAGGTGGCGGACCTGGGCGCCGTCACGGACGGCCCGGAGCGCACCTACAAGGAAGGCTTCGTGCGCGGCGCGGACACGCCAGTACCCGCGGGCAAGTACCTGCTCGATGAGTCCGACACCATCCAGTACGTGGTGGACCCGGGCATCGGCGGCCGTGTCAGCGTCTATGAAGGCCAGCAGCTGACGCGCTACGCGGCGCCCAAGGCGCAGCTGTTCTCGCTCATCATCGACGGCATCCTCACCCAGAAGCTGCCGTGGGACCTGGTGCTCCTGGGCGTGTTCATCGCGCTGATGCTGGAGCTGTGCGGCGTGTCCTCCCTGCCCTTCGCGGTGGGCGTGTACCTGCCCATCAGCAGCAGCGCGCCGCTCTTCGTGGGTGGCATGGTGCGCTACTTCGTGGACCGCATCCGCGGCGGCGAGTCCGACTTCTCGCCGGGCACCCTGCTCTCCTCCGGCTTCATCGCCGGTGGCTCCATCGCGGGCGTGCTCATCGCCTTCCTGGAAATCGCCACCGACGGAGCAGGCACCCGCGCGCTGAACCTGCCCGCCCTGCTGGGCAATCAGGGCGGCCTGGGCGGCTTCCTCAACATGGTGGGCGAGAGCGAACACGCCCACCCGCTGTGGTCCAACCTCTGGGGCCTGCTCTTCTTCGCCGGCCTGACGCTGTTCCTGCTGCGCTCCGCCCTCAAGGGCCAGAGCGCCGCCATGTCCCCGCCGCCGCAGAAGGAGGCGTAG
- a CDS encoding RNA polymerase factor sigma-32, translating to MQASTEQSSNSGSLAMYLSEINHYSLLKVEEEQELARRFLKGDLAAGHRMVTANLRFVVKVAYEYRSYGIKMSDLIQEGNIGLMKAVQKFDPDKGIRLISYAVWWIRAYIQNYILKSWSLVKLGTTQAQRKLFFSLARTRRELEKFGSGDAAVNVDDIARRLHVKPGEVREMEQRMGGRDLSLDAPMGEDGGNSHVDFVVSAAAPQDDEFADKEEAGLINARVRTALMRLDPRERFIIEQRVMNERPMTLKELGEHFGFSRERARQLEIRAKDKLKSELAALMAEVDPEAVAAQQ from the coding sequence ATGCAGGCATCCACCGAGCAGTCGTCCAACTCCGGCTCCCTGGCGATGTACCTCTCGGAGATCAACCACTACTCCCTCCTCAAGGTGGAGGAGGAGCAGGAGCTCGCGCGCCGCTTCCTCAAGGGCGACCTGGCGGCCGGGCACCGGATGGTGACCGCCAACCTGCGCTTCGTGGTGAAGGTCGCCTATGAGTACCGCTCGTACGGCATCAAGATGTCGGACCTCATCCAGGAGGGGAACATCGGCCTGATGAAGGCCGTGCAGAAGTTCGATCCGGACAAGGGCATCCGCCTCATCTCCTACGCCGTCTGGTGGATTCGCGCGTACATCCAGAACTACATCCTCAAGAGCTGGTCGCTCGTGAAGCTGGGGACCACCCAGGCGCAGCGGAAGCTGTTCTTCAGTCTGGCCCGCACGCGCCGCGAGCTGGAGAAGTTTGGCAGCGGTGACGCCGCGGTGAACGTGGATGACATCGCCCGCCGGCTCCACGTGAAGCCGGGTGAGGTGCGGGAGATGGAGCAGCGCATGGGTGGCCGGGACCTGTCGCTGGACGCGCCCATGGGCGAGGACGGCGGCAACAGCCACGTGGACTTCGTGGTGAGCGCCGCGGCCCCGCAGGACGACGAGTTCGCGGACAAGGAGGAGGCAGGCCTCATCAACGCCCGCGTCCGTACCGCGCTGATGCGCCTGGACCCGCGTGAGCGCTTCATCATCGAGCAACGCGTCATGAACGAGCGCCCCATGACGCTCAAGGAGCTGGGGGAGCACTTCGGCTTCTCGCGCGAGCGCGCCCGCCAGTTGGAGATTCGCGCCAAGGACAAGCTCAAGTCGGAGCTGGCCGCGCTCATGGCCGAGGTGGACCCCGAGGCCGTCGCCGCCCAGCAGTGA
- a CDS encoding transglutaminase TgpA family protein, producing MRKGTRLRLVLRDLGSGSAFASMAVSGQLPLWSLVLYGVALVVALAGRRPFANRVKLTALLLLAVALTLGTNVLAGSLNLVVAACAFAGLISAQRLLSTPDAATDGQVHLSGLLMVAGGAALSGELVYGLFLIVFGVLASIALALGVVESAVPEGEPVPVRAVMGPLAMGVGFAVVGAVAFFILFPRLNWNMIGPGASPGLGVATAGFSNTVRLGGAGTIKGNPRIVLRATLTPDPEKETLDAYWVGRTYDVFDGMEWSNARATSHGSEFMTTLRPGQENLVHQHVELMPAYGARTLVALETPSRLGNAVANTQVGSRRTQIHELGGGEVRFRDSGISYSYEAYSLPPGASGDDVQDLPPEEQDALLSLPEGLDVRVGQTAARVLNGERDPLAAARKLSAWLQREYSYTLELSGDVPDPVADFLFQRKQGHCEHFATALTLMLRTQGMRARLATGFFGGERVTGGYVVRAGDAHAWTHVLVPGRGFITVDATPPAHRASQSPRLLEQLINFYEVVESQWRDVVLDYNFRDQLTVVRSLTRSREVPKKDEPPSRTPPPRAFGAALLAAAAAYTAWRLLTQFLSRERPLAATRFADAVEAQLASARITRVDGETLEALDARLARERHPLSPALTPVTRRYLEARFGGRPLQQGEATRLLTDLRRAVLTESQRVASEGTRPPQARAS from the coding sequence ATGAGGAAGGGCACGCGGCTGAGGCTGGTGCTGCGAGACCTGGGCTCCGGGTCCGCCTTCGCCTCCATGGCGGTGTCGGGCCAGCTCCCCCTCTGGTCGCTGGTCCTCTACGGCGTGGCCCTGGTGGTCGCGCTGGCGGGGCGGCGCCCCTTCGCCAACCGGGTGAAGCTCACCGCGCTGCTGCTGCTGGCCGTGGCGCTGACGCTGGGCACGAACGTGCTCGCGGGCTCGCTCAACCTGGTGGTGGCGGCCTGTGCCTTCGCCGGCCTCATCTCCGCGCAGCGCCTGCTGTCCACGCCGGACGCGGCCACCGATGGCCAGGTCCACCTGTCAGGTCTGCTGATGGTGGCGGGCGGCGCGGCGCTCTCCGGCGAGCTCGTCTACGGCCTCTTCCTGATTGTCTTCGGCGTGCTGGCCAGCATCGCCCTGGCGCTGGGCGTGGTGGAGTCCGCGGTCCCCGAAGGCGAGCCGGTGCCGGTGCGCGCGGTGATGGGCCCGCTGGCCATGGGCGTGGGCTTCGCCGTGGTGGGCGCCGTGGCCTTCTTCATCCTCTTCCCCCGCCTCAACTGGAACATGATTGGCCCCGGCGCCTCGCCCGGCCTGGGCGTGGCCACCGCGGGCTTCTCCAACACCGTGCGCCTGGGCGGCGCGGGCACCATCAAGGGCAACCCGCGCATCGTGCTGCGCGCCACCCTGACCCCGGACCCGGAGAAGGAAACGCTCGACGCGTACTGGGTGGGCCGCACCTATGACGTCTTCGACGGCATGGAGTGGTCCAACGCGCGCGCCACCAGCCACGGCTCCGAGTTCATGACGACGCTGCGTCCGGGCCAGGAGAACCTGGTCCACCAGCACGTGGAGCTGATGCCCGCGTACGGCGCGCGCACGCTGGTGGCGCTGGAGACGCCCTCGCGGCTGGGCAACGCCGTGGCCAACACGCAGGTGGGCTCCCGGCGCACGCAAATCCACGAACTGGGCGGCGGCGAGGTGCGCTTCCGCGACTCCGGCATCTCGTATTCATATGAGGCCTACAGCCTCCCGCCCGGCGCCAGCGGCGACGACGTCCAGGACCTGCCCCCGGAGGAGCAGGATGCCCTGCTGTCGCTGCCGGAGGGGCTGGACGTCCGCGTCGGCCAGACAGCCGCGCGGGTGCTGAATGGCGAACGCGACCCGCTGGCCGCCGCGCGGAAGCTGTCCGCGTGGCTGCAACGCGAGTACAGCTACACGCTGGAGTTGAGCGGCGACGTGCCGGACCCGGTCGCTGACTTCCTCTTCCAGCGCAAGCAGGGACACTGCGAGCACTTCGCCACCGCGCTCACGTTGATGCTGCGCACCCAGGGCATGCGGGCGCGGCTGGCCACCGGCTTCTTCGGCGGCGAGCGCGTGACGGGGGGCTACGTGGTTCGCGCGGGTGATGCGCATGCCTGGACGCACGTGCTGGTGCCGGGGCGCGGCTTCATCACCGTGGACGCGACGCCGCCAGCCCACCGCGCGAGCCAGTCCCCTCGCCTGCTGGAGCAGCTCATCAACTTCTATGAAGTCGTGGAGTCGCAGTGGCGTGACGTCGTCCTGGACTACAACTTCCGCGATCAGCTGACCGTCGTCCGCTCGCTCACTCGCTCGCGCGAGGTCCCGAAGAAGGACGAGCCGCCCAGCCGCACGCCGCCCCCCCGGGCCTTTGGTGCCGCGCTGCTCGCGGCCGCCGCGGCCTATACCGCCTGGCGGCTGCTGACGCAGTTCCTGTCGCGCGAGCGGCCGTTGGCGGCCACGCGCTTCGCGGACGCGGTGGAGGCGCAGCTCGCCTCCGCGCGAATCACACGCGTCGACGGTGAGACACTGGAAGCGTTGGATGCTCGGCTCGCCCGGGAGCGGCACCCGCTGTCCCCCGCCCTGACGCCCGTCACCCGGCGCTACCTGGAAGCCCGCTTTGGCGGTCGCCCGCTCCAGCAGGGAGAGGCGACGCGGCTGCTGACGGACTTGAGACGCGCTGTTCTCACGGAGTCCCAGCGCGTCGCCAGCGAGGGCACTCGCCCGCCCCAAGCGCGCGCTTCCTGA
- a CDS encoding HEAT repeat domain-containing protein, translating into MAHPPKAIQESNAEPQLSPEAREKVELAKTFAFHLLKGIKQIGMYRHNESRFPEFLGKALESIATYTDKFGPLSMKVEQQNFLLLGESLFSEDTPLPYKFFRDGIRQLIFRPGLTVEELTTFTLIALSEPERGAEDVLAQLWRASMEHVEYVVVEGFSMENASEEEVQVEVDKVVGYLYSRLQTNSDDYLRFARVSAEDLDAKLDGVEQIRGLVVGGRHASDELKAKLQREVSEEENARLFPKLVSAVFQVVEGGVDDASLLEEIFVQLLDMLLLQDDFGTINQIVLKLRALSQREGSEDLAKMLENFLHKMGEEQRLMRVGESLKSTRPKNPADVSRYLQVLGRDSIIPLLSVLESIEVADNRTLLCDALAGFARELPEPFVARLMSERPQTVRDMVYILEKSNHPDRVKMFGQVLKSPNLVVKLEVLNIIGRGRTGEARRIIADALTDSISQVRMLAAKLLPEFDRDKGYADLMRLVREPGFDKKTPDERAAVYAAIGSTGTPGALSMMQQMLATKPSLLNKKRVLEEKLLAIHGLGGACSIQGYKLLQAVVEDKNQPLEVLTSARKAMYQTKKALFGDSALSEEA; encoded by the coding sequence ATGGCCCACCCCCCTAAAGCCATCCAGGAATCCAACGCGGAGCCCCAGCTTTCGCCTGAAGCACGCGAAAAGGTTGAGTTGGCGAAGACATTCGCCTTCCACCTGCTCAAGGGCATCAAGCAGATCGGGATGTATCGCCACAACGAGTCGCGCTTCCCGGAGTTCCTCGGGAAGGCGCTCGAGTCGATTGCCACCTACACCGACAAGTTCGGGCCCCTGTCGATGAAGGTGGAGCAACAGAACTTCCTGCTCCTCGGTGAGTCGCTGTTCTCCGAGGACACCCCGCTGCCCTACAAGTTCTTCCGCGACGGCATCCGGCAGCTCATCTTCCGCCCGGGTCTCACGGTGGAGGAGCTGACCACCTTCACGCTCATCGCCCTGTCCGAGCCGGAGCGCGGCGCGGAGGACGTGCTGGCGCAGCTGTGGCGCGCGAGCATGGAGCACGTGGAGTACGTGGTGGTGGAAGGCTTCTCCATGGAGAACGCCAGCGAGGAGGAAGTGCAGGTCGAGGTGGACAAGGTGGTGGGCTACCTCTACTCGCGCCTGCAGACGAACTCGGATGACTACCTGCGCTTCGCGCGGGTGTCCGCGGAGGACCTGGACGCCAAGCTGGACGGCGTGGAGCAGATTCGCGGGCTCGTGGTGGGTGGACGGCATGCCTCGGACGAGCTGAAGGCCAAGCTGCAGCGCGAAGTCTCCGAGGAGGAGAACGCCCGGCTGTTCCCCAAGCTGGTGAGCGCCGTGTTCCAGGTGGTGGAAGGCGGCGTGGATGACGCGTCCCTGCTCGAGGAAATCTTCGTGCAGTTGCTGGACATGCTCCTCCTCCAGGACGACTTCGGCACCATCAACCAGATCGTCCTCAAGCTGCGCGCGCTGTCCCAGCGCGAAGGCAGCGAGGACCTGGCGAAGATGTTGGAGAACTTCCTCCACAAGATGGGCGAGGAGCAGCGGCTGATGCGGGTGGGCGAGTCGCTCAAGTCGACGCGACCGAAGAACCCCGCGGACGTGTCGCGCTACCTCCAGGTGTTGGGCCGGGACTCCATCATCCCCCTGCTGTCGGTGCTGGAGAGCATCGAGGTCGCCGACAACCGCACCCTGCTCTGTGACGCCCTCGCGGGTTTCGCGCGCGAGCTGCCCGAGCCCTTCGTCGCGCGGCTGATGTCAGAGCGACCGCAGACAGTGCGCGACATGGTCTACATCCTGGAGAAGAGCAACCACCCGGACCGGGTGAAGATGTTTGGCCAGGTGCTCAAGAGCCCCAACCTGGTGGTGAAGTTGGAGGTGCTCAACATCATCGGCCGCGGCCGCACGGGCGAGGCCCGGCGCATCATCGCGGACGCACTCACGGACTCCATCTCCCAGGTGCGCATGCTGGCGGCGAAGCTGCTGCCGGAGTTCGACCGCGACAAGGGCTACGCGGACCTGATGCGCCTGGTGCGGGAGCCCGGCTTCGACAAGAAGACGCCCGACGAGCGCGCCGCGGTGTACGCGGCCATCGGCTCCACAGGCACCCCGGGCGCCCTGTCGATGATGCAGCAGATGCTCGCGACGAAGCCCTCGCTGCTCAACAAGAAGCGCGTGCTGGAGGAGAAGCTCCTGGCCATCCACGGCCTGGGCGGCGCGTGCTCCATCCAGGGCTACAAGCTGTTGCAGGCGGTGGTGGAGGACAAGAACCAGCCATTGGAGGTCCTCACCTCGGCTCGCAAGGCGATGTACCAGACGAAGAAGGCGCTCTTCGGAGACTCGGCGCTGTCGGAGGAGGCATAG